Below is a genomic region from Fischerella sp. PCC 9605.
TACGCAACTGCTCCCGAAAATCAGCAAATTGTTGAACAAGCCAGGGCTGCGGAGGTTGCAGTCGCAACACCTCAAGCCACATCCTCCCCGACAGCAACAGCAACAACTTCACCTGATACCACTGCGATCAGAACAACCGCTCCTACAACTACAACAACAACAGGAACTGAACCCCAGCGTGGATTCCCGTGGTGGTGGTTATTGCTAATTCCATTACTGGGTGGATTGCTATGGTGGTTGCTAGGTCGGCGTACTAATGCTCCTGCCCCTACTCCTGCCTCAGCACCCGTTCCTATTCCTGTCCCTCCTCCTCCCCCTGCTAGAACTCGTGAGAGTCGGATCGTTCTGACACCTCGAAATTGCCGGGATGCTTATGCCTACTGGGAAGTTTCCGATCGGGAGAAAGTAGATTTGCAACGGCAAGGTGGACGCGATCTCAAGGTGCGTCTCTACGATGTCACTGATATTGAAGACATGGATCGTCAGACGCCCCACAGCATGAAGGAGTTTGATTGCGATCCTCGGGAACAAGATATGCACATTCCTATCGCAGTAGACAACCGTGATTACATTGCTGAGCTTGGTTATATTACTTACAGCGATCGCTGGCTACCAATTGCTCGTTCAGCTCACGTACGAGTTCCTGCCTGTGAACCTGTTAGTAATATTCCTGCAACAGCGGCTGCTGCTGCTCCAGCAGCAGCCGCTGTTGCTGCTCATACTTTGGTAAGCGATCGCCCTGTGGTGACAAAAGATGAAAGTCGTGCGATCTTGGTGCCTCGCAATTCCAGTGATGCCTATGCCTACTGGGAAATTCCAGAAGCACGGAAGGCTGAACTGCGACAACAGGGTGGACGTAAGCTGGCGCTTCGAGTTTACGACACTACAGGTATCGATCTAGATCGAGAACCTGCTCACAGCATTCAGCAGTTTGACTGCGATGAGCAAACACCCGATTTGCACATTCCCATTACCCAGAGCGATCGCGACTACGTTGCAGAATTAGGCTATGTCACTGACGATGGTCGCTGGCTCAAACTTGCTCGTTCAACCCCTGTCAGAGTTCCATCTGCTCCCACGCTAGAGAGTACAACCACACCCTCATCCGGTTCTGGAACAAACCTGGCGGGGGTTGTCTCCGATCGGGTTGACAGTATATCTAGAGCAACAACCAATCTGGCTGGAAATGTGACAGATAGAGTTACCGGCACCATCGCCGGAGGCACAGCCGCAGTAGCAGGTATGGGAACAGCCGCTCGGTCATTCTTAGATAGAGGGCAGTCCGATCTTGATAGCGATCGCACAATTAGCGGTCAGCCTGCCATGAAGAACGACTGCCGAATTATCTTAGTGCCACGCAACTCTAGAGATGCTTACGCCTATTGGGAAGTATCAGATGACTACAAAGCCAATGCGCGACAGCAAGGCGGACGTAGATTTGTACTGCGAATTCATGATGCAACTAATCTTGACATTGACAATCAGCCACCCCACAGCACCCAAGAATATGTGTGCGATGAGCGCGACCAAGACAAACATGTTTCAATTCCAGTCAGCGATCGCGACTACATCGCAGAAGTGGGCTACTACACAGATGACAATCGCTGGCTGAGAATTATTCGCTCCTTCCACGTTCACGTGCCATCAGATAGCACATCGCCATGAGAAGGAATCGAGCAAGGAGCACAGGGCATGGGGCATGGAGCATAGATAAAGATCCAATGCCCAATTCCCAATCCCCAATCCCCAATCCCCAATCCCCTTTTTATCAACCTTGAGTGAGGACATTCATCATGGGACTTTTTTTTGATGTTCTAAGTGCAATTAACAACCCCAATCAGCAGGGAAGCGTGACTCAACTAGAGTCAATCACAAACTCAATTCAGCAATTAGCAACTAGTCGAGGAATTCAGCCATCTCAAATGCAAACTGTGATGTCAGTGTTAGGCAATGTGCTGCGTCCTGCACTACAGAAACAGCAGTCAACCTTGGGTGGCAATCAATTACAGAATCTCATTGGTCAAGCCATTGGTACTAGTGCGAGTGCATCTGGGCTGCAATCTCTGATGTCGCCTCAGTTGCAACAGCAAATCGTTCAAACAGTTTCTCAAAGAACAGGACTAAGCCCGAATGCGATCCAGGCTGCTTTGCCAACACTAACTTCAGCAGTGATGGGTCTGCTAAATATGGGTACTACTAAACCTGGTGTTTCAGGCTCAAACTCTATCTTGAGTACGTTTTTAGATAGCGATCGCGATGGCGACACAGACCTAGGTGATGTTCTGAGATTTGCCAATCGTTTTCTTAATCCATCCGCCATATAGTTCTTGGCGACTTGGGAATTGGGCATTGGGCATTGGGCAAAAATAAGTCAAAAGCATGCCCTCGAGCGCAGCGAAGGGTTAAAAGCTAAAAGTAAAAAGAAAGAATTTTTTCTTTTACCTTTTTACTTTTTACTTTTTACTTTTTACTTCTCCAGTTCCTTTGCCCCATGCCCCTTGCCCATTGCTCCATGCCTGATGCCCTAATCCCCAGTTCCCAATCCCCAGTCCCCAATCCCCTAAAATCGGTAGGTAAACCAATGACTACTTTAATGCTCGGTTCTGACGACTTATCCAAGCTCACTTCTGCTGTAATGACCTCTGGCATGGCAGTATCAATTGTTGATGTTGGTATCATTTCAACAGCAATTGAAGCAGGCGCAATGGCCAAAGAGATTGCTGGAGCTGCCAAAAAGTATCCAAACAACTCCGTCATTCAAGCATTGTTTTCAGATGACGCTATGAAAAAAGCTCAGACTGAAGGCTATCTCAAAGTTGAGGCTAAACCTGAGGAGATGACACCAGAAAAGGCTGTTGATACAGCGATCGCCAGGATTGCTGAAGCTCTGATAGTATTAGAAGGAAAGGCATCTGCTGAGGAAATCGGCGAATACAAACAGTTCATCTACAGCTGTGCCGCTCGTGTTGCCAATGCAGCAGGCAGTGGATTGTTTGGCTCTGGAAGCCCGAAAGTAAGCGATAAAGAAGCAGTTGCACTTGCCAAAATTAAAGCTGCACTTGGTTTGTAGAAGTTGCGGAATTAATATTATGTTCAGTTAATCATGGGCAATTAAGCCAACTTGATATAACTTGACCATTCGAGTGGGAGAGCCTCTGGCTCTCATTCTCGTGACCAGGTTCAACCTGGTCACGAGGGTTTGGAGGCTCTGCCTCCTGCTGTTGTAACTGATGTAATATGTAATCAACCAAATATTGCTGGATGGCTCGTTAGTTATGAACGAGCCTATTTTTTCAGGCTATTTGCAATTGAAAAGGGTTTGAATCCCCCCTCTATTGTTCCTTTCTGCCACGCCACGTGCTACCAGTCGGCGAAGTCGCCGCTCCTCTGGGTTTCTTCAAGCTAAACCTTAGGGTAGATGCTGTAAGCACTTCCGAAGAAAGTAAATATTATCTAGTCCTGCCAAATCTACATTTTTATCCACTATCAGAATTGGACATCATCACCCAAATTTATAACTTAAAATACAGATCCTCTAACCCTCAATCTCGACGTGCGATCCCCAACTCACTTGTTTGGAAATCGAATCGTGTCTGAAGCGATCCGTAACCGACTGTTGCCCTATGGAGTTACTGCTCTCGGCGTTGCAGTAGCCTTGTTGTTTATGCAGCTGCTTAACCCTTGGCTACCCATGACCCAATCACCCTTTCTACTATTTTTTGCCGCAGTTACAGTGAGTGCTTGGTACGGTGGTCGAGGGCCGGGAATATTCGCTACCTTGTTATCGGCTTTATTTGCCAACTACTTCTTTATAGTTCCAGTTTATAAATTTACCTTAGATCCACTCAGTTTTTCACGGTTATTAATATATATTCTAGAGTCAATTTTGATCAGCGTCTTATGTGGAGCATTACGCACTGCTCAGCAGCGAACGCAAAAGAGTCTCAATTTGCTGAAAGTGAGCGAAGCCAAATTTCGGCGTTTAGTGGATTCTAATATCATTGGGGTGGTATTTGCAGATACTCGCGGAGCCATCACAGAAGCCAACGATGCTTTTCTGAAAATGACAGGTTACACCCGCGAGGATGTATTGACAGGGCGGGTGCGTTGGGATGAAATGACACCACCGGATCTTTCCGATCTTGATGCACATGCCATAGAAGAAATAATGACCACAGGAAAATGCACTCCTTTTGAGAAGGCATACTTTCACAAAGACGGTCATCGGATTCCAATTTTAGTAGGGGCGGCTTTGTTAGAAGATGAGTCTAGAGAAAATGTCATTAGCTTTATACTTGACTTGAGCGATCGCAAACAAGCCGAACAGCGTCAGCGCGTACAGTATGCAGTTACTCGCGTCCTCGCTGAAGCCAGAACAATTGCTGATGCAGTGCCAGCAGTTTTGCGATCGCTGTGTGAAAGCCTGGGATGGCAATTAGGTATCTTTTGGAGTGTAGACCGTCAGGGTGAGTTTCTAGGTTATGTGAATGAATGGCACGTACCCTCTGTAAATCTAGATGAGTTCAAGGAAAAAAACCAAACTACAATTTTTACCCCTGGAGTTGGACTACCCGGTCGTGTCTGGGCAAGCGGTGAACCTGCCTGGATCGAAGATGTGATTGCAGATCATAACTTTCCTAGAATTGCCGAAGCTACTCAAGCAGGATTGCACGGCGCATTAGCATTCCCCATTCGGATCAATCGCGAAATCTTAGGTGCGATCGAGTGTTTTAGCGATAAAATTCAGAAGCCGGATGCTGATTTATTACAGATGATGAGCACTATCGGCAGCGAGATTGGCCAGTTTATTGAGCGCAAACGAGCTGAAGAGGCGTTAGCTGAAAGTCAGCGACTTTTTTCAAGCTTCATGAATCACATGCCTGGTTGCGCTTATATTAAGGACGAGCAAGGACGTTACTTATTTGCCAACCCTATTGGTGCAGGTTTAGTTAATCTTCAAGTAGCTAAAGTTTTAGGCAAGACAGATTTCGATATATTACCACAGGAAGTAGCACAACCGCTTCGAGATAATGATATCACTGTTCTCACCACAGGCAAAGCGATACAGAAAATCGAGACCTTGCCGCAATCAGATGGTGAACACTGTTGGATGTCGTTCAAGTTTCCCATCAAAGACGCATCCGGTAAACAGATGCTTGCAGGTATGTCTTTTGACATCACCGAACAGAAACGAACGGAGGCAGCAATAACAGAACTGAATAAGGACTTAAACCACCGTGTGAGCGAACTACAAACTTTGCTCGATGTAATTCCCATCGCGATTGGAATTGGCCTTGATCCTAAATGTAGGGATATCAGAGTCAACTCAGTCTTTGCTAGGTGGTTAAATGTACCAACAGGCGTGAACGTGTCTACAATCCAAGTTAATTCTGAACAACTTCCGTTTAAAATCTGCCGACATGGTGAGGAACTGCC
It encodes:
- a CDS encoding extracellular solute-binding protein, which codes for MFRQQCSLPSLAILFTLTATSPPSAVSFIARPVLAQSSADSTSFPVPQSVPSGTQVRINGTTSMEKINQALADRFKSKFPGTDVNIAYDGTDASVKALPDGKIDLAAIGRSLTQAEKAQGLVSTPIARNKIAVIVGKDNPYKNSLTSEQFAKIFRGEITNWSQVGGSSQAIRLIDRPDNSDLRQAFVNYPVFQAVPFKTGANAVKLTEDSTEAVIKELGSDGIGYAIADQVINNPNVQIISMHKVPPTDPRYPFSQPLAYAYRGSNPSPAAQAFVGYATAPENQQIVEQARAAEVAVATPQATSSPTATATTSPDTTAIRTTAPTTTTTTGTEPQRGFPWWWLLLIPLLGGLLWWLLGRRTNAPAPTPASAPVPIPVPPPPPARTRESRIVLTPRNCRDAYAYWEVSDREKVDLQRQGGRDLKVRLYDVTDIEDMDRQTPHSMKEFDCDPREQDMHIPIAVDNRDYIAELGYITYSDRWLPIARSAHVRVPACEPVSNIPATAAAAAPAAAAVAAHTLVSDRPVVTKDESRAILVPRNSSDAYAYWEIPEARKAELRQQGGRKLALRVYDTTGIDLDREPAHSIQQFDCDEQTPDLHIPITQSDRDYVAELGYVTDDGRWLKLARSTPVRVPSAPTLESTTTPSSGSGTNLAGVVSDRVDSISRATTNLAGNVTDRVTGTIAGGTAAVAGMGTAARSFLDRGQSDLDSDRTISGQPAMKNDCRIILVPRNSRDAYAYWEVSDDYKANARQQGGRRFVLRIHDATNLDIDNQPPHSTQEYVCDERDQDKHVSIPVSDRDYIAEVGYYTDDNRWLRIIRSFHVHVPSDSTSP
- a CDS encoding DUF937 domain-containing protein, translated to MGLFFDVLSAINNPNQQGSVTQLESITNSIQQLATSRGIQPSQMQTVMSVLGNVLRPALQKQQSTLGGNQLQNLIGQAIGTSASASGLQSLMSPQLQQQIVQTVSQRTGLSPNAIQAALPTLTSAVMGLLNMGTTKPGVSGSNSILSTFLDSDRDGDTDLGDVLRFANRFLNPSAI